One genomic region from Chromatiaceae bacterium encodes:
- a CDS encoding baseplate J/gp47 family protein, whose amino-acid sequence MAFDVSAIGAPLDERYPQEIATAAVEALQALLPDWLPRNASPELIYIEALSLAVAEIVNAGNATIAAVEEDILSRFYQVARRPGSASSGQITVTFDSTVTTTIPAGTGFALADYGVEVATTADVTVTAASTVVLDVSTTEATTLVNGVGAGAAIDVLDVIPNILSVAVTGAFAGGADPEDDVAYTARARNRLARVTNSLVVADHFTAYVLEDGRAVNALCIPAWDGASTATIGTDAGDVTVVTYGRGGTLSAGDKTDLAAAMQAITYAGATVHVTDAAVTTVTVTTTIAPAPGYSAAEAQAAAGDAVRAFLNPETWTIGEDVIVGALQAAITDTPAVDYIVSMSAPSGTTTIAADAVAQYGTITVST is encoded by the coding sequence ATGGCCTTTGACGTTTCCGCGATCGGCGCACCGCTGGACGAACGGTATCCGCAGGAGATTGCCACGGCAGCCGTCGAGGCGTTGCAGGCGTTGCTGCCGGACTGGCTGCCGCGCAACGCCAGCCCCGAACTGATCTACATCGAGGCGCTCAGCCTCGCCGTCGCGGAGATCGTCAACGCCGGTAACGCGACGATCGCCGCGGTGGAGGAGGACATTCTTAGCCGCTTCTACCAGGTGGCACGCCGACCCGGTTCGGCATCATCGGGCCAGATCACGGTCACGTTCGACTCGACGGTGACCACGACCATCCCGGCGGGGACCGGGTTCGCGCTGGCCGACTACGGCGTCGAGGTGGCGACCACCGCCGACGTGACGGTGACCGCCGCATCCACTGTGGTGCTGGATGTGTCCACCACGGAGGCGACGACGCTGGTCAACGGTGTCGGGGCGGGCGCGGCGATCGACGTGCTCGACGTGATCCCCAACATCCTCAGTGTCGCCGTGACGGGTGCGTTCGCCGGTGGCGCCGACCCCGAGGACGATGTGGCCTACACCGCGCGCGCCCGTAACCGGCTGGCGCGGGTCACGAACAGCCTCGTCGTCGCCGACCATTTCACCGCGTACGTGCTGGAGGACGGCCGCGCGGTCAACGCGTTGTGCATCCCGGCGTGGGATGGGGCCAGTACCGCCACGATCGGCACCGACGCCGGCGATGTGACCGTGGTGACCTACGGCCGGGGTGGCACGCTGAGCGCCGGTGACAAGACGGACCTGGCCGCGGCGATGCAGGCGATCACCTACGCGGGGGCCACGGTGCATGTCACCGATGCCGCGGTGACCACGGTGACCGTGACGACGACGATCGCACCGGCACCCGGCTACAGCGCCGCCGAGGCGCAGGCCGCCGCCGGTGACGCGGTGCGGGCGTTCCTCAACCCCGAGACGTGGACGATCGGCGAGGATGTGATCGTCGGGGCGCTGCAGGCCGCGATCACCGACACCCCGGCCGTCGACTACATCGTGAGCATGTCCGCCCCGAGCGGCACCACCACGATCGCCGCTGATGCGGTCGCCCAGTACGGCACGATCACGGTGAGTACCTGA
- a CDS encoding CHAP domain-containing protein — protein MTITDRTVRGSMTDASRTVVDGVQLASGMYLADITDAIGVTRWDFRVGAVSEFSFPAVDRNRQLSKRGLLREGVTLRWDGQVWQIAAVERDYKGEDIWLNFTARSRLARRLRNMTGKRSAEKSTPQAFIGAAVKKAGGLALVEPGAGSMRIVQKRDESVLDVIASIASDTGVEWVEHGNTFFVGTPWWAFQGNTNLPTWSVRTDGRESGFGRSLSMLSLSSRSSLDDRRNAAEASMTVEAATGSQVRPWHRVDVSRADAEDNGIWLVSDVTFDETAGSADLSLQRPLKSSPKKASQGTSKVDGVGDGGDLSSLDGEWIQGADKVWPRCTRTPRQYVAWARSQVGQGFGYNQCLAWVSIAVSGTQGRGGYYARYVWEKAPSSAVKSAGDTNPPIGAIVVWSAPTGGGAGHIGISVGGGRFISATGGRVVELGIAGFGSYYGAMTPSFYV, from the coding sequence ATGACTATCACGGACCGCACTGTGCGTGGGTCGATGACAGACGCCTCCCGCACTGTTGTTGACGGCGTGCAACTGGCGTCGGGCATGTATCTGGCTGACATCACCGACGCGATCGGTGTGACCAGGTGGGACTTCCGGGTGGGTGCGGTGTCGGAGTTCAGTTTCCCGGCGGTGGACCGCAACCGGCAGTTGAGCAAACGTGGTCTGCTGCGCGAGGGTGTCACGTTGCGCTGGGACGGCCAGGTGTGGCAGATCGCCGCCGTGGAACGCGACTACAAGGGCGAAGACATCTGGCTGAACTTCACGGCCCGGTCACGGTTGGCGCGACGCCTGCGCAACATGACGGGGAAGCGTTCGGCGGAGAAGTCCACGCCGCAGGCGTTCATCGGTGCGGCGGTGAAGAAGGCCGGCGGGCTGGCGTTGGTGGAGCCGGGCGCGGGGTCGATGCGGATCGTGCAGAAACGCGACGAGTCGGTGTTGGATGTGATCGCCAGTATCGCCAGCGATACGGGTGTGGAGTGGGTGGAGCACGGCAACACGTTCTTCGTGGGCACGCCGTGGTGGGCGTTTCAGGGTAACACGAACCTGCCGACGTGGTCGGTGCGCACCGATGGCAGGGAGTCGGGGTTCGGCCGGTCGCTGTCGATGTTGAGTTTGAGCAGCCGCAGCAGCCTGGATGATCGCCGGAACGCCGCCGAGGCGTCGATGACGGTTGAGGCCGCCACCGGGTCGCAGGTGCGGCCGTGGCATCGGGTGGACGTTTCGCGCGCCGACGCTGAGGACAACGGCATCTGGCTGGTGTCGGATGTGACGTTCGACGAGACGGCCGGCAGTGCCGACCTGTCGCTGCAGCGGCCTTTGAAGTCGTCGCCGAAGAAGGCCAGCCAGGGAACATCGAAGGTGGACGGTGTCGGCGACGGGGGCGACCTGTCGTCACTGGACGGCGAGTGGATTCAGGGTGCCGATAAGGTGTGGCCGCGCTGCACCCGCACGCCGCGGCAATACGTGGCCTGGGCGCGGTCGCAGGTGGGTCAAGGCTTCGGCTACAACCAGTGTCTGGCGTGGGTGTCGATCGCTGTGAGCGGCACGCAGGGCAGGGGCGGCTACTACGCCCGTTACGTCTGGGAGAAGGCGCCCTCGTCTGCGGTGAAGTCCGCAGGCGACACGAACCCGCCGATCGGCGCGATCGTCGTGTGGAGTGCCCCGACCGGTGGTGGGGCCGGGCATATCGGCATCAGTGTGGGCGGTGGACGGTTCATCAGCGCCACCGGCGGCCGGGTCGTTGAGTTGGGCATCGCGGGTTTCGGCTCGTACTACGGCGCGATGACCCCGTCCTTCTATGTCTGA